AGCAGCCCGGGCGAGCGCAGAGCGCCCAGCCAGTGGGCCTCACGGGGCGCGGAGCGCCAGGCGCGGGACGGCTCGGAGAGTACGACGGAGAGCGCGCCGAGCACGCCGATCGCGTTGATGACGAGCAGGGCGGCGGCGGGCGACCAGAGCGAGACGAGCACGGTGACCAGCAACGGGCCGACCGTGAACATGACTTCCTGGGCCACGGCGTCCATGGCGTACGCCCGGTGCACCCGGTCCTCACGGCCGAGAACGCTGGGCCACAGGGCTCGCAGTCCGCCTTCGAGGGGCGGGGTGAACAGGCCCGCGACGACCACGGCGGCGAAGGCGGCGGGCAGCGAGCCGGTGCCCACGGCGGCGAGGAGGGCCATGCCGAGGGCGGAGACGACGGCGGCGGGGAGCTGCACGCGGGGCTGTCCGTACAGGTCCACGGCGCGGCCGAGGAGCGGCTGGCCTATCGCGGTCGCCAGCCCGTACACGGCGGCGAGCACGCCGGCGAGGGTGTAACTGCCGCCTTCGGCGCGGGTGAACAGGACGATGGCGATATGGGCGGTGGCGTTCGGCAGCCGCCCCACAAGGGTGCCGGTGAGCAGCCGTGTGGCGTGCGGCGCCTTGAGTATCTCTGCGTAGCCGGTGGCTCCCGCGCCCATGATCTGCCTCTCTCCCCCGGCGGGCCGAGGTTTTACGTATAACGTGCTCGGTCATACGTACCATGTCGGCAGCCCGCAGGTCTACCGAAGATGTGCAGGCTTTTCCGGACGAGCGGCTGAGGACGGCATCCATGTCACACGGGTCCCACCAGGACCGGCCCGCGGAGCCGGGGCAGCGGCCCGGGCCCGCGGCGGACCGCATCGTCCCGCCCTCCCGGGGCGACGGCGGGATCTCACGGCCCACCAGCCGGGATGTCGCACGGGTTGCCGGGGTCTCGCAGGCCACCGTGTCGCTCGTCCTCGGGGACAAGTGGCGCGGCAGGGTCTCCGAGCG
The Streptomyces lunaelactis genome window above contains:
- a CDS encoding MFS transporter gives rise to the protein MGAGATGYAEILKAPHATRLLTGTLVGRLPNATAHIAIVLFTRAEGGSYTLAGVLAAVYGLATAIGQPLLGRAVDLYGQPRVQLPAAVVSALGMALLAAVGTGSLPAAFAAVVVAGLFTPPLEGGLRALWPSVLGREDRVHRAYAMDAVAQEVMFTVGPLLVTVLVSLWSPAAALLVINAIGVLGALSVVLSEPSRAWRSAPREAHWLGALRSPGLLALLGAFFFVGLALGSITVAGVAYADDHGREAVYGWLMAALGLGALLGGTFYGARQWAGAPERRLLVIVALLALGYLPLALTPGVVAMTALSAVAGVFLAPAIACAFIVVDRHAPRGTVTEAFSWLVTTFGVGAAAGTAVAGPAVELGGTAWSFAVAGAGGIAALLVLTATQRVLAVPGRTKDIAGAITGSITVSSENDRNGAAEPGFSSGREA